Proteins encoded together in one Marinobacter sp. Arc7-DN-1 window:
- a CDS encoding cytochrome c oxidase subunit 3 family protein, with translation MSKEQRHRHEKRKLLFFWLINNNLISGTQNAYTSARKALLVCNTEIFEVLSRVVKMVHEHLLTNVTREPVSEELPGDFAMWLFILMELTVFAIFFISFATMQNLYPAMFGTGKSSLHPVAGLICTLALITSSYFVALAGIRLRQGNESRCSLFLAAALMAATFYLITKFSEYSQLIQAGYDLSTNTFYTLYFFITFFHLMHVVLGMVILGYMLHRTRQGAYATGEHSGFESGASYWHMVDLVWIILFPIIYVIH, from the coding sequence GTGTCCAAAGAACAACGGCACCGGCATGAGAAACGAAAACTCTTGTTTTTTTGGCTAATTAACAACAACTTAATCAGTGGCACACAAAATGCTTATACATCCGCGAGAAAAGCCCTTTTGGTTTGTAACACTGAAATATTTGAGGTCCTTAGCCGGGTTGTCAAAATGGTACACGAGCACTTACTGACGAATGTCACCAGAGAGCCGGTCAGCGAAGAACTGCCGGGCGATTTTGCGATGTGGTTATTTATCCTCATGGAATTAACCGTATTTGCTATCTTCTTCATCAGTTTCGCGACCATGCAAAACCTTTATCCCGCCATGTTCGGGACTGGGAAATCCTCGCTTCATCCAGTGGCTGGCCTGATATGTACACTGGCACTGATTACCAGCAGCTATTTTGTCGCTCTGGCGGGAATCCGGTTGCGGCAGGGAAATGAATCCCGCTGTAGCCTGTTTCTGGCGGCGGCGCTAATGGCAGCAACGTTCTATCTGATCACAAAATTCTCGGAGTACTCGCAACTGATCCAGGCCGGATACGATCTGTCGACCAATACGTTCTACACACTCTATTTTTTCATAACGTTTTTCCACCTGATGCACGTTGTCCTGGGTATGGTAATTCTGGGTTACATGCTCCACCGCACCCGTCAGGGCGCTTATGCAACGGGGGAACATTCAGGTTTCGAATCCGGAGCCTCATATTGGCACATGGTTGACCTGGTCTGGATCATACTTTTCCCCATCATTTACGTAATCCACTAG
- a CDS encoding cytochrome C oxidase subunit IV family protein has translation MSALTIKATNSWLILISLTLLSLAVSEWVENPAMMILFVVLAVIIKGRSIVDIFMGLNTAPVVWRRLLLSYVIVVPAIIGAVIVWL, from the coding sequence ATGAGTGCACTGACTATCAAGGCAACCAATTCCTGGCTGATCCTCATCTCCCTGACACTTCTATCGCTGGCCGTCTCCGAATGGGTAGAGAACCCGGCCATGATGATCCTGTTCGTCGTTTTGGCCGTGATCATCAAGGGTCGGAGTATTGTCGACATTTTTATGGGTCTGAATACCGCACCAGTTGTCTGGCGCCGGCTCCTGCTCAGCTATGTCATAGTGGTTCCCGCAATCATCGGTGCAGTTATTGTGTGGCTGTGA
- a CDS encoding cytochrome C oxidase subunit IV family protein, with the protein MLQTPQNYDAGRKKLDRTNLVWLGLVGLTLLSVLVGESGPPSVMATFFICLIVLLKGRWIIRDFMGLRHAAPLTRWIITGYFFVMTSLVGIFVGYLQFTATQ; encoded by the coding sequence ACACCACAGAACTACGACGCAGGAAGGAAGAAGTTGGACAGGACAAATCTGGTATGGCTGGGACTGGTCGGACTGACGCTACTTAGTGTTTTGGTTGGCGAGTCCGGCCCCCCTTCTGTCATGGCAACCTTTTTCATCTGCCTGATTGTTCTTCTTAAGGGACGTTGGATCATACGGGACTTTATGGGCCTGCGGCACGCTGCGCCGCTCACTCGCTGGATTATAACGGGTTATTTCTTTGTCATGACATCACTGGTCGGAATTTTCGTGGGCTACCTGCAATTCACAGCCACACAATAA